The Tenebrio molitor chromosome 5, icTenMoli1.1, whole genome shotgun sequence genome has a segment encoding these proteins:
- the kto gene encoding mediator of RNA polymerase II transcription subunit 12 isoform X2, with the protein MFNSSLLYEKRPLKKPRIGPPDVYPQEPKQKEDELTSVNVKHGFPTMTHLSDEFGTARNCNVSASKVGAYFNAIIARKEELSMLPDSGRKRQQINHKDNFWPATIRTKNAIETWFKDLAGNKPLMHLSKKAPNFNKKEEIFIMLCEYQVPMMRAAWFIKLSLAYTVAVSEAKIKKRQMPDPTTEWTGTLLKFLKEQIVKLQDYYSQSDKPPQNPSLTQAATTETEQKLAMRHWLYCVQLLKYMYEEGLMDRQEVLAWILELLEKMRSQPSDDGILRLLLPLCLQYLDEFAQSELLSRRLGHLCCKKLGYMLSNIAEANLITSPQSESTKTEQKDNEKEKKEVPAANPMQSTLLEYQNCPHHRDIVLQLSSIIQTITLECPTALVWCGAGVGSVWHGSPLDLLPMVPSALPMAARCDMNSYRKQLQYVEHCIRERSKRAEGRWCTEKWQASSAGTITNRVLAALDALDRHRFDKMDSSNSLDTLYTKVFGGNNDQENSVVKLLCEWAVSPERTGEHRALAVAALLDRRQSDTTANNDQEATAGDDKDSNCSTPGGPPMFQSLLMKFLDSDAPVPSPDDCPQKKTAFSNLVHLFAELIRRDVFSHDAYMCTLISRGDLLGHEETTEVSTSHQSHHTKLEDHSHNMDYDDANIDHDLDKILQNIKEDQQNSMDVPDSPKEHDHGHHSHVPSSIGHVPMETDHNDHKIKPSRHLLYTTHFPLSQDDPFSQHDCNQRHVLLYGVGKVRDEARHTVKKMSKEICKLFSKKFSIDVAEGGKVKKHSRNEFNFEATTQKCQSLSYFDQHLVTWQCSVTVIEMLNSFATGNSNYLPVQEHVAFLFDLMELALNIYGLIDVCIQILKELPEVETQLYNKNSVLTRNYTTSLSLYVVGVLRRYHCCLLLSPEQTSAVFVELCKVVNHVSNPGDCSSAERCILAHLYDLYSSCSLLKSIPHTFGNAYPKIRQALYTALQPTPSSNYVYNSQYMQEVFANPRRGGRIESAWARQLNESGNNRYSFVSNAVIHVCREMDNERLNDLAIMCAEMTACCNSLASEWLGVLLALCCPIAHPGYYTDVLAQLDIQDVSIHNALAVFTCILIARHCFSLEDFVGRVALPSLLKVKTLDNGSGAAEGGMRLTCHLLLRLFRTAEGPQPGLYSVGSPPLTAPRPPLGVRLSCDRHLLAAAHRNIHVGPVLAVLKAVLIVGDATAREGTELSISHILGTSDLLNGGDGPSLDLAVDMEVCGSRTAHRQSSTGNAESTASLSAFACHVLREICSQQWVLERCLCHPEELCDSDNLLDPLLSHSQAQRLLHMICYPDAGTSIEELDQKSMISRILENLEQWTLRMSWLDLQLMFRQFTANSQELSQWLDTVAKAAIDVFQLNCPSNNSPKSDEKKTEMKNRQQNSIWLVAPLVSKLPSAVQGRVLKVAGQVLESGGWCREQKSKGRSSSESQSLLSHQPFLTLVLTCLKGQEEGQREGLLSSLHQQLSQLVQLARDGNLQDICNSERTLDGLQLRFALMGGVFEAFQRNPSATTDWALLLVQLVTNGLIDLHTHSELFTTVVDMLATLIHSALATDSQDEGRKMYQNLMKKLKKEVGERHNASLQHIRQLLPLPRTVTEVIAVEPIGWVTDSKGNKISFDSLDKKHGFQVTDKQKVSSWDILEGMKNPAPLSWAWFGAVRLERKPLSCEDTHRLLKYHTHNLQRPASHYLDPPPLPPEDLEPVPDKPLKDCDLKADTPSSVDQSPAAVGKGRGKGQRRPRKPKAVPGQLPVNAMGMNQPQMAQGQPGMSMQVPGPNPQMHNMPGYAQGPGMPQQGQQYANANNQQHWYGQQQQQPGYYPPQMANVNRFERPQQINQSKQALSNLLRSRHPINQFMGPGGQNPQGPGPQAANYGPMRQFPRQPMRQQHPGAIQQNQNMFPQQYGTMQSGMNQSYGNYAGTPSTMMQNNMQPGQQMMQGSQPNMFAGQQQGFGQPRPPQPDYRAMAQNPRSQYLQQAPNVTMNANMNTMGGMGAQGGPAPPYTRQTPQGMQPGVQTQQNQFQQQRMRQQMLALQQQQQQQQQQGGPQGTQPPPAIMAQLQRQMNPNPYQHQPPPYNM; encoded by the exons ATGTTCAACAGTAGCTTGCTATACGAAAAGCGGCCGCTAAAGAAGCCCCGGATCGGGCCTCCTGACGTATATCCGCAGGAGCCAAAGCAGAAAGAAGATGAATTGACCAGTGTTAATGTAAAACATGGCTTTCCAACAATGACACATCTCAGTGATGAATTTGGGACAGCAAGGAATTGTAATGTCTCGGCAAGCAAAGTTGGCGCTTATTTCAACGCCATCATAGCGCGCAAAGAGGAGCTGAGTATGCTGCCTGACTCTGGAAGAAAAAGACAGCAAATCAACCACAAAGATAATTTCTGGCCTGCAACAATCAGAACAAAAAATGCAATAGAAACTTGGTTCAAGGATCTGGCAGGGAACAAACCACTGATGCACCTGTCCAAAAAAgcgccaaattttaacaagaaAGAAGAGATTTTCATAATGCTGTGTGAATACCAAGTCCCAATGATGAGAGCTGCATGGTTTATCAAACTCAGCTTGGCTTACACAGTTGCAGTTTCTGAAGCTAAAATCAAAAAGAGACAGATGCCAGACCCTACCACCGAATGGACTGGGACTTTACTCAAGTTTCTCAAAGAACAAATCGTGAAGCTGCAAGACTACTACTCCCAATCTGATAAGCCACCTCAAAATCCCTCATTGACCCAAGCTGCAACCACAGAAACAGAGCAGAAGTTAGCAATGAGGCATTGGCTGTATTGCGTCCAGTTGCTCAAGTACATGTATGAAGAGGGCTTAATGGACAGACAGGAAGTGTTGGCTTGGATTTTGGAACTTTTGGAAAAGATGCGCTCACAGCCGTCCGACGACGGGATTTTGCGCCTGCTCCTGCCTCTATGTCTGCAATATTTGGACGAGTTTGCGCAGTCCGAGCTGTTGTCAAGGCGCTTGGGTCATCTCTGCTGTAAAAAACTCGGCTACATGTTGAGCAACATCGCGGAAGCGAATCTGATCACTTCGCCCCAGAGCGAGAGCACGAAAACGGAACAGAAAGATAACgaaaaagagaagaaagaaGTTCCCGCGGCCAATCCCATGCAGAGCACGCTTTTGGAGTATCAGAATTGCCCCCATCATCGTGACATCG TCTTGCAGTTATCATCGATTATACAAACCATCACTCTGGAGTGTCCCACCGCACTGGTTTGGTGCGGCGCAGGCGTTGGGAGCGTCTGGCATGGATCTCCGTTAGATCTTCTGCCCATGGTACCCTCAGCTTTGCCCATGGCAGCAAGATGTGACATGAACAGCTACAGGAAACAGTTGCAATATGTAGAACACTGCATCAGGGAGAGGAGCAAGCGGGCGGAGGGACGGTGGTGCACGGAAAAGTGGCAAGCGTCATCTGCCG GAACAATCACGAATCGGGTCTTGGCTGCTTTGGACGCGCTAGACCGCCACCGTTTCGACAAAATGGACTCCTCGAATTCCctagacaccctgtatactaaaGTTTTTGGCGGCAACAACGACCAAGAGAACTCGGTCGTGAAATTGTTGTGCGAGTGGGCGGTGTCCCCTGAGAGAACAGGCGAACATCGAGCGTTAGCGGTGGCGGCGCTGTTGGACCGCCGCCAGTCCGATACGACCGCCAACAACGACCAAGAAGCCACAGCGGGGGACGACAAAGATTCAAATTGTTCCACACCCGGCGGACCTCCGATGTTTCAGTCGTTGCTGATGAAGTTTTTGGACAGCGACGCCCCCGTACCCTCTCCCGACGACTGCCCCCAG AAAAAGACAGCTTTCTCGAATTTGGTGCATCTTTTTGCCGAGTTGATCCGCAGAGATGTCTTCTCCCACGACGCTTACATGTGCACTCTGATCTCCAGAGGCGACCTGTTGGGCCACGAAGAGACCACAGAGGTCAGCACCAGTCACCAGTCGCACCACACGAAACTAGAG GACCACTCTCACAACATGGACTACGACGACGCCAACATCGACCACGACCTGGACAAGATCCTCCAAAACATAAAGGAAGACCAGCAGAACTCGATGGACGTGCCGGACAGCCCCAAAGAGCACGACCACGGCCACCACTCCCACGTCCCCTCCTCCATCGGACACGTCCCGATGGAGACCGACCACAACGACCACAAAATAAAACCCTCGCGCCACCTCCTCTACACCACCCACTTCCCCCTCTCCCAAGACGACCCCTTTTCGCAGCACGACTGCAACCAACGCCACGTCCTCCTCTACGGAGTGGGCAAAGTGAGAGACGAGGCGAGACACACCGtcaagaaaatgtcaaaagagATCTGCAAACTGTTCTCGAAGAAATTCAGCATCGACGTTGCTGAAGGCGGCAAAGTCAAGAAACATTCACGCAACGAGTTCAATTTCGAAGCGACCACACAGAAGTGTCAGAGCTTGAGCTACTTCGACCAGCACTTGGTCACGTGGCAGTGCAGCGTCACCGTTATAGAGATGTTGAATTCTTTCGCCACCGGAAACTCGAATTATTTGCCCGTCCAAGAACACGTCGCGTTCTTGTTCGACTTGATGGAGTTGGCCTTGAACATTTACGGCCTGATCGACGTTTGCATCCAGATCTTGAAAGAACTCCCTGAAGTAGAGACACAACTCTACAACAAGAACTCGGTCCTGACCAGAAACTACACGACGTCCTTGAGTTTGTACGTGGTGGGGGTGTTGAGACGCTACCACTGTTGCCTGTTGC TCTCGCCGGAACAGACTTCCGCCGTGTTCGTCGAGTTGTGCAAAGTCGTCAATCACGTCAGCAACCCCGGAGATTGCAGCTCGGCCGAACGCTGCATCTTGGCGCACCTCTACGACCTCTACTCTTCTTGCAGCCTGTTGAAATCGATACCGCACACGTTCGGTAACGCCTACCCTAAAATTCGACAGGCGCTTTACACAGCCCTGCAACCCACGCCGAGCAGCAACTACGTGTACAACTCGCAGTACATGCAAGAAGTCTTCGCCAATCCCAGGAGAGGCGGCCGGATCGAGAGCGCTTGGGCGCGTCAGTTGAACGAAAGCGGCAATAATCG ATACTCGTTTGTTAGCAACGCTGTGATCCATGTCTGTCGGGAGATGGACAACGAGAGACTGAACGATCTGGCGATCATGTGTGCGGAGATGACCGCTTGTTGTAACTCTTTGGCGTCCGAGTGGCTCGGAGTTTTGTTGGCGCTGTGCTGCCCCATAGCCCACCCCGGGTACTACACTGACGTTTTAGCGCAACTGGACATTCAG GACGTCAGCATACACAACGCTTTGGCTGTATTCACTTGCATCCTCATAGCCAGACACTGCTTCTCTTTGGAAGATTTTGTGGGTCGCGTCGCCCTGCCCAGCCTTTTGAAG GTGAAAACGCTGGACAACGGGAGCGGCGCGGCCGAAGGGGGCATGCGCCTCACGTGCCACCTCTTGTTGCGGCTGTTCCGCACGGCGGAGGGCCCCCAGCCCGGCCTCTACTCTGTTGGTTCCCCTCCCCTGACCGCCCCCAGGCCGCCTCTCGGGGTGCGTCTCAGTTGCGACCGTCACCTGTTGGCGGCGGCCCACCGCAACATCCACGTGGGGCCGGTGCTGGCAGTTCTCAAGGCCGTGCTGATCGTGGGCGACGCCACGGCGCGCGAGGGCACCGAACTCAGCATCTCGCACATCCTCGGCACCAGCGACCTCTTGAACGGGGGCGACGGACCGTCGCTGGATCTGGC GGTAGACATGGAGGTCTGCGGCTCCAGGACGGCCCATAG GCAATCGAGTACCGGAAATGCCGAAAGCACGGCCTCTTTGTCGGCATTCGCTTGTCACGTGTTGAGGGAGATATGTTCGCAACAGTGGGTGCTAGAGCGGTGTCTGTGCCATCCCGAAGAACTGTGCGACTCGGATAATCTTCTAGACCCGTTGTTGTCGCATTCCCAAGCGCAAAGACTGTTGCACATGATTTGCTATCCGGACGCCGGTACCAGCATCGAAGAGCTCGACCAGAAGAGCATGATCAGTCGCATTTTGGAA AATTTGGAACAGTGGACGCTGCGCATGTCCTGGCTGGATCTCCAGCTCATGTTCAGACAGTTCACGGCCAACTCGCAGGAGCTGTCCCAGTGGTTGGACACCGTGGCCAAAGCCGCCATCGATGTTTTCCAGCTAAACTGTCCCTCGAACAATTCGCCCAAATCGGACGAGAAGAAAACCGAAATGAAAAATCGGCAACAGAACTCGATATGGCTGGTGGCGCCTCTAGTGTCGAAATTGCCGAGCGCAGTACAGGGACGCGTGTTGAAGGTGGCGGGACAAGTACTCGAGAGCGGGGGTTGGTGCAGGGAACAGAAAAGCAAAGGGCGAAGCAGCAGCGAGAGTCAGAGCTTGTTGAGCCATCAACCCTTCTTGACTCTAGTCCTGACTTGTCTGAAAGGACAGGAAGAAGGACAACGCGAAGGGTTGTTGTCTTCTCTGCACCAACAGTTGTCCCAGTTGGTGCAACTGGCGCGTGACGGCAACTTACAGGACATATGCAACAGCGAAAGGACTCTCGACGGTTTGCAGCTGAGATTTGCTCTGATGGGAGGGGTTTTCGAGGCGTTCCAGAGGAATCCTTCGGCGACGACGGATTGGGCTCTCTTGCTGGTTCAGTTGGTGACCAATGGACTGATCGATCTGCACACTCACAGCGAGCTTTTCACGACTGTCGTTGACATGTTGGCGACTTTGATACATTCCGCTCTAGCCACGGACAGTCAG GACGAAGGCCGCAAGATGTATCAGAATCTGATGAAGAAACTGAAGAAGGAAGTTGGGGAGAGGCACAACGCGTCTCTGCAGCACATCAGACAACTTCTTCCGCTGCCCAGGACGGTGACGGAGGTTATTGCGGTGGAACCGATAGGATGGGTGACCGACAGTAAGGGAAACAAGATAAGTTTCGACAGTTTGGACAAGAAGCACGGCTTTCAA GTGACGGACAAGCAGAAAGTGAGCAGCTGGGACATTCTGGAAGGAATGAAGAATCCTGCGCCTTTATCGTGGGCCTGGTTCGGCGCCGTCAGGCTGGAGCGCAAGCCGTTATCCTGCGAGGACACTCACCGTCTGCTCAAATACCACACGCACAATCTCCAGAGGCCGGCTTCGCACTACCTGGATCCTCCGCCTCTGCCCCCCGAGGACCTGGAACCCGTCCCCGACAAACCG CTAAAGGACTGTGACCTGAAGGCCGACACCCCCTCCTCAGTGGACCAGAGCCCGGCGGCGGTGGGCAAGGGTCGCGGCAAGGGCCAGCGGAGACCCCGCAAGCCGAAAGCCGTTCCCGGCCAGCTGCCGGTCAACGCGATGGGCATGAACCAGCCGCAGATGGCCCAAGGACAGCCCGGGATGTCCATGCAGGTGCCGGGCCCCAACCCCCAGATGCACAACATGCCGGGGTACGCCCAAGGACCGGGGATGCCCCAGCAGGGGCAGCAGTACGCCAACGCCAACAACCAGCAGCACTGGTACGGACAACAGCAGCAGCAGCCGGGGTACTACCCGCCACAGATGGCGAACG TTAACCGCTTCGAAAGACCCCAACAGATTAATCAGTCCAAACAGGCGCTTTCTAATCTGCTGCGGTCGCGACACCCCATTAATCAGTTCATGGGACCTGGGGGGCAAAACCCGCAAGGACCGGGCCCGCAAGCCGCCAATTACGGGCCGATGCGACAGTTTCCGAGACAGCCGATGCGGCAGCAGCATCCCGGAGCCATCCAGCAGAACCAG aATATGTTTCCGCAGCAGTACGGCACCATGCAGAGCGGCATGAACCAGTCTTACGGCAACTACGCCGGCACCCCCAGCACCATGATGCAGAACAACATGCAGCCAGGGCAGCAGATGATGCAAGGAAGCCAGCCCAACATGTTCGCAGGCCAGCAACAAG GCTTCGGCCAACCCAGGCCGCCCCAGCCGGACTACCGCGCCATGGCGCAGAACCCGCGCTCCCAGTACTTGCAGCAAGCGCCAAACGTCACGATGAACGCTAACATGAACACGATGGGCGGCATGGGGGCGCAAGGCGGACCGGCGCCCCCGTACACGCGGCAAACGCCCCAAGGAATGCAACCGGGGGTTCAAACGCAGCAAAACCAATTCCAACAGCAGCGAATGCGGCAGCAGATGCTGGCGCTGCAacagcagcagcagcagcaaCAACAACAAGGGGGGCCGCAGGGCACGCAGCCGCCGCCGGCCATTATGGCGCAGTTGCAGAGACAGATGAACCCCAATCCGTACCAGCACCAGCCGCCACCGTACAACATGTAA